The Siniperca chuatsi isolate FFG_IHB_CAS linkage group LG12, ASM2008510v1, whole genome shotgun sequence genome has a segment encoding these proteins:
- the col4a2 gene encoding collagen alpha-2(IV) chain isoform X3 translates to MTGVPGFSGNDGIPGHPGQAGPRGKPGADGCNGTQGESGLPGQPGYNGAPGFPGQPGRKGAKGDSLELSVYMERFRGDPGTPGVNGIFGPTGNPGWQGNRGFPGPKGPPGPPGPRGPKGTMTKVLKGHKGDQGDIGLPGPPGNSTHQQTQPHSGPSGPPGEKGLKGETGDLADNKGETGVMGFPGPRGTSGADGSPGPRGDLGEPGPKGRDGPKGVRGDPGDLISSGSLWSWALVAGPPGPFGEQGPQGDRGPVGDQGFPGPPGRPASETQQLVFDFIGPFGVKGEPGEKGQQGEPGLPAVSAGAPGFTGRPGARGPPGPKGTWAEFFKGAPGGRGRPGNAGFKGVKGDHGECECTVVNFLPGPPGPAGDRGDAGMTGEFGQQGDVGDPGPRGDDGFPGFPGLSGLPGPKGRKGDTRVATQKGYSGDPGVLGRDGESGAPGAPGRNGLPGFPGSRGPSGEGPSGERGDKGFPGLPGRPGAVGLRGEPGAVLGALKGQRGVPGDDGLAGYPGVQGTPGSPGGCSTGDGGQVDVTGPCNIIPGPPGPPGPPGPSGSPGFPGTSGEKGLQGPLGPHGEKGETGDQGTGGRPGPPGFSGPRGDLGVPGSKGSVGNPGVPGVPGRIGAQGEKGVHGDIFGASPGAPGDPGLPGLQGNRGQDGDQGEPGYSGMVGMPGMIGFKGEMGPSGLQGEEGSPGPAGKYGYPGDPGRVGPPGPRGGTGQPGFSGERGTEGDPGPPGPIGLKGIPGTYGDDGAVGDYGLTGDPGQPGEDGHPGLQGMKGNKGSPGMSGFEGIRGDVGVKGFSGQRGQPGVLGQVGPKGVTGQSGAKGDRGLRGPPGDKPQIPAQMIVDMKGAKGDFGRPGNQGFPGQRGIKGFPGVPGYEGTHGLPGDPSNEKGYQGDPGAQGLPGIKGMPGITGNRGITGFEGMSGNKGIKGSTGAYGASGDNGRKGVKGDKGPRIDLPGSTGLRGEHGFPGEPGQKGLIGQTGDRGTPGFDGIEGKKGQSGEPGILGYPGLDGQKGTPGNQGQKGFPGIPGKEGHPGFPGFPGQKGFPGLKGLYGLHGLKGHKGIPGTPGPDTTGPAGEPGPKGEKGESGDPNNQPGFPGTAGLKGFQGPLGDHGHPGPPGFRGPIGPDGTPDRPGPSGDPGFNGPNGYQGFPGTRGFPGVDAPPGEKGVPGLTGFPGFPGRKGFKGDQGPFGYRGPNGVSGKKGVKGEQGVMGVPGMIGVKGERGPTGPKGDTGPPGFRGSPGNQGPLPLPIRIPGERGPPGPQGIQGPKGVRGEPGPQGPPGDAGFMGPIGQKGMPGIGGRPGTPGFRGEVGQMGHPGLQGMAGRRGNTGIPGLAGMPGRSVSVGYLLVKHSQSEQTPMCPVGMAKLWDGYSLLYLEGQEMAHNQDLGLAGSCLPRFNTMPFLYCNPGDICYYASRNDKSYWLSTTAPLPMMPVEEGEIKPYISRCSVCEAPSVAIAVHSQDITIPQCPVGWRSLWIGYSYLMHTAAGNEGGGQSLSSPGSCLEDFRTTPFIECNGAKGTCHYFANKHSFWLTSVDQSFHTEPASETLKAGQLLSRISRCQVCMKNL, encoded by the exons ATGACCGGCGTTCCTGGGTTTTCTGGAAACGACGGCATTCCT GGCCACCCAGGACAAGCTGGGCCCAGGGGCAAGCCAGGTGCAGACGGCTGTAATGGGACACAAGGAGAATCAGGGTTACCGGGGCAACCTGGCTATAATGGCGCACCTGGTTTTCCC GGACAACCAGGCAGGAAGGGAGCGAAGGGAGACTCTCTGGAGCTGAGTGTGTACATGGAGCGTTTcagg GGAGATCCAGGCACACCAGGGGTCAACGGAATATTT GGGCCCACAGGAAACCCAGGATGGCAGGGTAACAGAGGCTTCCCCGGACCAaag GGTCCCCCAGGGCCTCCAGGTCCCCGTGGACCAAAG GGCACTATGACCAAAGTGCTTAAGGGACACAAAGGAGACCAA GGGGACATCGGACTTCCAGGGCCACCAGGAAACTCTACTCATCAGCAAACTCAGCCCCACAGCGGACCCTCG GGACCTCCTGGAGAGAAAGGTCTGAAAGGAGAAACAGGAGATTTG GCCGACAACAAAGGAGAAACTGGCGTTATGGGATTCCCTGGACCGCGG GGTACGTCTGGTGCAGATGGGAGTCCTGGACCAAgg GGGGATCTCGGTGAACCAGGTCCAAAAGGCAGAGATGGTCCTAAG ggAGTCAGGGGTGACCCAGGAGATCTGATTTCATCAGGATCCCTTTGGTCTTGGGCTTTAGTAG CTGGTCCTCCGGGTCCTTTTGGTGAGCAGGGTCCACAAGGAGATAGGGGCCCGGTTGGAGACCAAGGCTTCCCCGGACCCCCAGGACGCCCCGCCTCTGAAACACAGCAACTAG TATTTGATTTCATTGGGCCATTTGGTGTAAAGGGGGAGCCAGGAGAGAAGGGCCAGCAAGGGGAACCAGGACTCCCTGCTGTCAGTGCAGGAGCGCCAGGCTTCACTGGGCGCCCAGGGGCCAGAGGCCCTCCAGGACCCAAAGGAacat GGGCTGAGTTCTTCAAAGGGGCTCCCGGTGGGAGAGGAAGGCCCGGAAATGCAGGCTTTAAAGGAGTGAAAG GTGATCATGGTGAATGTGAATGCACTGTTGTAAACTTTCTACCGGGGCCACCTGGCCCTGCTGGTGACCGCGGTGATGCTGGGATGACCGGAGAGTTTGGTCAGCAGGGTGATGTAGGAGACCCAGGTCCCAGAGGAGATGACGGCTTCCCT GGATTTCCTGGACTCAGTGGTTTACCGGGCCCAAAAGGTCGAAAAGGGGACACGAGAGTGGCCACACAGAAAG GATATTCTGGAGACCCAGGGGTTCTCGGGCGAGATGGTGAGTCAGGAGCACCAGGTGCTCCAGGCCGAAATGGTTTGCCTGGCTTCCCTGGGAGCCGAGGTCCTTCA GGAGAAGGTCCGAGCGGAGAACGTGGAGACAAAGGTTTCCCAGGTCTGCCTGGTCGACCCGGTGCAGTTGGCCTAAGGGGAGAACCAGGTGCAGTCCTCGGGGCCCTCAAAGGTCAACGTGGTGTACCTGGTGACGACGGCCTCGCAGGCTATCCTGGAGTTCAAGGAACACCTGGCAGCCCAG GAGGCTGTAGTACAGGAGATGGAGGACAGGTGGATGTAACAG GTCCTTGCAATATTATTCCAGGACCTCCTGGGCCGCCTGGACCTCCAGGACCCAGTGGATCACCAGGTTTCCCAG GCACTTCAGGCGAAAAAGGACTACAGGGTCCACTTGGGCCAcatggagagaaaggagaaacaggAGATCAAGGCACAGGTGGCCGTCCTGGACCACCAG GTTTTTCCGGCCCCCGTGGAGACTTGGGGGTTCCTGGCAGCAAAGGTTCAGTAGGAAACCCTGGTGTGCCCGGTGTGCCCGGCCGGATCGGGGCACAAGGTGAGAAGGGTGTTCACGGAGATATCTTCGGAGCATCACCAGGAGCCCCCGGTGACCCGGGGCTGCCTGGACTTCAAGGGAATAGAGGCCAAGATGGTGACCAAGGAGAACCAGGCTATTCAG GAATGGTCGGCATGCCTGGTATGATCGGCTTCAAGGGTGAGATGGGCCCTTCAGGCCTGCAGGGGGAGGAAGGGAGTCCTGGGCCAGCGGGCAAGTATGGCTACCCTGGTGACCCTGGGAGAGTAGGTCCACCTGGGCCGCGTGGTGGTACTGGACAGCCAG GTTTCAGTGGAGAGAGGGGAACTGAAGGAGACCCGGGCCCTCCAGGTCCAATAGGATTAAAAGGCATCCCAGGGACGTACGGTGATGATGGTGCCGTTGGAGATTATGGCCTAACAGGTGACCCAGGACAGCCTGGTGAAGATGGACACCCAGGACTTCAAGGAATGAAGG GAAACAAAGGGTCCCCTGGCATGTCAGGTTTTGAGGGGATCAGGGGTGATGTAGGGGTGAAGGGCTTCAGCGGGCAGAGAGGACAACCTGGAGTGCTAGGCCAAGTTGGCCCAAAAGGAGTGACAGGTCAAAGTGGAGCGAAAG GTGATCGTGGTTTGAGAGGACCACCTGGGGACAAGCCTCAGATCCCTGCCCAGATGATTGTTGACATGAAGGGAGCCAAGGGAGACTTTGGACGCCCAGGAAATCAAGGCTTCCCCGGGCAGAGAG GTATTAAGGGTTTCCCCGGTGTGCCAGGCTACGAGGGAACTCATGGTCTTCCTGGAGACCCCAGCAATGAGAAAGGTTACCAAGGAGATCCAGGAGCACAGGGGCTGCCGGGGATAAAAGGAATGCCTGGCATAACTGGAAATCGAGGAATTACTGGTTTTGAGGGAATGTCTGGCAACAAG GGAATTAAAGGAAGTACTGGTGCCTATGGCGCATCAGGAGACAACGGAAGGAAGGGAGTCAAAG GTGATAAAGGCCCACGTATAGACCTTCCAGGATCTACCGGATTGAGAGGAGAGCATGGTTTTCCAGGAGAACCAG GCCAGAAAGGATTAATTGGACAAACTGGGGACAGGGGTACACCTGGTTTTGATGGTATCGAAGGGAAAAAGGGACAGTCAGGTGAACCAGGAATATTAGGATACCCAG gCTTAGATGGGCAGAAGGGAACTCCTGGTAACCAAGGTCAAAAAGGCTTTCCTGGAATCCCTGGAAAAGAAGGACATCCAGGCTTTCCTGGCTTCCCCGGACAAAAAG GGTTCCCCGGCCTAAAGGGTCTTTATGGATTACATGGACTGAAAGGACACAAGGGTATCCCCGGGACACCAG GTCCGGATACTACTGGACCAGCTGGGGAACCGGGACCCAAAGGGGAGAAGGGAGAGAGCGGTGACCCCAACAACCAACCAGGTTTTCCTGGCACAGCGGGTTTGAAAGGCTTCCAGGGACCTCTAG GTGACCATGGACATCCTGGACCGCCAGGATTCCGCGGTCCCATAGGACCAGACGGGACCCCAGACAGACCAGGACCCAGTGGGGACCCTGGCTTTAATGGACCTAATGGGTACCAAG GCTTCCCTGGAACAAGAGGATTTCCTGGAGTGGACGCCCCCCCTGGAGAAAAGGGTGTACCAGGATTAACTGGGTTTCCTGGATTCCCTGGAAGGAAAGGATTCAAAGGAGATCAAGGTCCATTTGGATACAGGGGGCCAAATGGTGTTTCTGGGAAGAAAG GAGTGAAAGGAGAGCAAGGAGTGATGGGAGTTCCTGGTATGATTGGCGTGAAGGGAGAAAGAGGGCCAACCGGTCCAAAAGGAGACACTGGACCCCCAG GTTTCCGTGGGTCCCCAGGCAACCAGGGTCCTCTTCCACTTCCCATCAGAATCCCAGGAGAGAGGGGCCCTCCAGGACCGCAGGGTATCCAAGGACCAAAGGGGGTCAGAGGGGAACCAGGGCCACAGGGCCCGCCTGGGGATGCTG GTTTCATGGGACCCATTGGGCAGAAGGGCATGCCTGGGATTGGTGGTAGACCAGGAACGCCTGGATTTCGTGGAGAGGTTGGACAAATGGGCCACCCTGGTCTGCAAGGCATGGCAG GTCGCCGCGGCAACACTGGCATCCCTGGGTTAGCTGGTATGCCTGGCCGCAGCGTCAGCGTGGGCTACTTGCTGGTGAAACACAGTCAATCAGAGCAGACGCCCATGTGTCCTGTGGGCATGGCGAAACTGTGGGACGGCTACAGTCTGCTGTACCTCGAGGGCCAGGAAATGGCCCACAACCAGGACCTCG GTTTGGCTGGCTCCTGCCTCCCACGGTTCAACACCATGCCCTTCCTGTACTGCAATCCTGGAGACATTTGTTACTATGCCAGCAGAAATGATAAGTCCTACTGGTTGTCAACAACTGCTCCTCTTCCTATGATGCCCGTAGAAGAGGGAGAGATCAAACCGTATATCAGCCGCTGCTCAGTATGCGAAGCTCCATCAGTTGCCATCGCAGTCCACAGCCAAGACATCACCATCCCACAGTGTCCTGTGGGCTGGCGCAGCCTGTGGATCGGCTACTCCTATCTCATG CATACAGCGGCAGGAAATGAAGGCGGAGGTCAGTCCTTGTCATCGCCTGGCTCCTGCCTGGAGGACTTCCGCACAACACCATTCATTGAGTGTAACGGGGCCAAAGGCACATGCCACTACTTTGCTAACAAGCACAGCTTCTGGCTTACCTCCGTAGACCAGTCGTTCCACACTGAGCCGGCATCAGAGACGCTCAAAGCAGGCCAGCTCCTGTCACGCATCAGCCGCTGCCAGGTCTGCATGAAGAACTTGTGA